One window from the genome of Dermacentor silvarum isolate Dsil-2018 chromosome 5, BIME_Dsil_1.4, whole genome shotgun sequence encodes:
- the LOC119454464 gene encoding uncharacterized protein LOC119454464 — protein MVFEDQLQLTLMRLKLGLLLFDLSFRFCISTSAVSRIFCFIVSELAKFARKYLVFWLPRDVIQQTLPESFADFRSATCIIDCFELFIERPGNLLRRSRTYSQYKSHNTAKVLHVIAPNGFIMFMSKAYGGRASDRFITSDSGFLKMLTPGDEILADRGFTVNDLLPHGVKLSLPSFLKGRPQMSCQDVVASRRLARLRVHVERSIRRLKCFRILKQFPCSIFAKRPLVDDVLLAIAGLCNLQPLLIKNPVESHL, from the coding sequence ATGGTCTTCGAAGATCAGCTGCAGTTAACACTGATGCGACTGAAGTTGGGGCTTTTACTTTTCGACCTAAGCTTTCGATTTTGTATCTCAACATCGGCAGTGAGCAGAATTTTTTGCTTCATTGTGTCAGAGCTGGCAAAATTTGCTCGCAAGTACCTTGTTTTCTGGCTGCCCAGAGACGTGATTCAGCAAACCCTTCCTGAGAGCTTCGCAGATTTTCGGTCAGCTACCTGCATAATTGATTGCTTCGAGCTGTTCATTGAGAGGCCAGGCAACCTGCTTCGAAGAAGCAGGACATACAGTCAGTATAAATCACATAACACAGCCAAAGTTCTCCATGTGATTGCACCAAATGGCTTTATTATGTTTATGTCCAAGGCCTATGGCGGACGAGCAAGCGATCGCTTTATCACTTCAGACAGTGGCTTTTTGAAAATGCTCACGCCTGGCGACGAAATTCTCGCTGACCGAGGATTCACTGTAAATGACCTTCTTCCGCACGGTGTAAAACTGTCATTGCCAAGTTTTTTGAAAGGGCGGCCGCAAATGAGTTGTCAGGATGTTGTGGCATCGCGACGTTTGGCTAGGCTGAGAGTTCACGTGGAGCGTTCCATAAGACGGCTGAAGTGTTTTCGTATTCTAAAGCAGTTTCCATGCAGTATCTTTGCTAAGAGGCCCTTGGTAGATGACGTACTGCTTGCCATAGCTGGTCTGTGCAACCTTCAGCCACTTCTGATCAAAAACCCAGTTGAAAGTCATCTGTGA